In Kitasatospora fiedleri, a single window of DNA contains:
- a CDS encoding M20/M25/M40 family metallo-hydrolase has translation MSAAPTRAVPDPRAAALLDAARAALPRYLADLADLVAIDSGSHHRDGVNRVADWLQHRLHGIGFTTERLAVDPVEGRAFGDVLVGRLPGTLPAAEGGARIVLIGHMDTVFEDGTAAARPFRAVGTRAYGPGVSDDKGGLLAGVTAAELLVRHRRTAFAELVLIATPDEEVGSPASRPVTELLCRDADFALGLECARENGDLVVQRKGVADLLVTVTGRAAHAGIEPERGANAALAAAHLVVALQALNDTWPSVTLNVGVVRAGTRPNIVCPEAELQVEVRAATSAALRTALDAIRDTASRTAVPGTTARVDQLDLCPPMEFGPATRAVLALARSAAADLGLTVGGAATGGVGDANLTSGLGVPTLDGLGPVGGADHTPEEWLDTASAPTRIALLATLVDCLRRA, from the coding sequence GTGAGCGCCGCCCCCACCCGGGCCGTCCCCGACCCGCGCGCCGCGGCGCTGCTGGACGCCGCCCGGGCCGCCCTGCCCCGCTACCTCGCCGACCTGGCCGACCTGGTCGCCATCGACTCCGGCAGCCACCACCGGGACGGGGTCAACCGGGTCGCGGACTGGCTCCAGCACCGGCTGCACGGCATCGGGTTCACCACCGAGCGCCTCGCCGTCGACCCCGTCGAGGGCCGCGCGTTCGGCGACGTCCTGGTCGGCCGACTGCCCGGCACCCTGCCGGCGGCCGAGGGCGGCGCCCGGATCGTCCTGATCGGCCACATGGACACCGTCTTCGAGGACGGCACCGCCGCCGCCCGGCCGTTCCGCGCCGTCGGAACCCGGGCGTACGGGCCGGGAGTCAGCGACGACAAGGGCGGCCTGCTGGCCGGCGTCACCGCCGCCGAACTGCTGGTCCGCCACCGGCGGACCGCCTTCGCCGAACTCGTCCTGATCGCCACCCCCGACGAGGAGGTCGGCTCGCCCGCCAGCCGCCCGGTGACCGAACTGCTCTGCCGCGACGCGGACTTCGCGCTCGGCCTGGAGTGCGCCCGGGAGAACGGCGACCTGGTCGTCCAGCGCAAGGGCGTCGCCGACCTGCTCGTCACCGTCACCGGACGGGCCGCGCACGCCGGCATCGAACCCGAACGCGGCGCCAACGCCGCCCTCGCCGCCGCCCACCTGGTGGTCGCCCTCCAGGCCCTCAACGACACCTGGCCGAGCGTCACCCTGAACGTCGGCGTCGTCCGGGCCGGCACCCGGCCGAACATCGTCTGCCCCGAGGCCGAACTCCAGGTCGAGGTCAGGGCCGCCACCAGCGCCGCCCTGCGCACCGCCCTCGACGCGATCCGGGACACCGCGAGCCGCACCGCCGTCCCGGGCACCACCGCCCGGGTCGACCAGCTCGACCTCTGCCCGCCGATGGAGTTCGGCCCCGCGACCCGTGCCGTCCTCGCCCTGGCCCGCAGCGCCGCCGCCGACCTCGGCCTCACCGTGGGCGGCGCCGCCACCGGCGGCGTCGGCGACGCCAACCTCACCTCCGGCCTCGGCGTCCCCACCCTCGACGGACTCGGACCCGTCGGCGGGGCCGACCACACCCCCGAGGAGTGGCTCGACACCGCCAGCGCGCCGACCCGGATCGCCCTGCTGGCCACCCTGGTCGATTGCCTCCGGCGGGCCTGA